Within Triticum dicoccoides isolate Atlit2015 ecotype Zavitan chromosome 1B, WEW_v2.0, whole genome shotgun sequence, the genomic segment GACACTCGCGGTCGACGTGCGCATCGTTTTCCTGCACTCTAACAAACAATCAGTACCCCGTGATATCTGTATGGAGAAAGGACGTGACGGCCATTCCTTCCTTGGGGTAATCCACGATCCCCGATCGTACTTATTGACCTTGACCACACGGCCATGCCATGCCACGTGAACTTGTGTGCAGATGCAAACTCGCATGTTCGCTTGCTTAAGCCTATAAGCAACGCCAACATGCGCATCCGTGTTTCGTCGTCGACCACCGTACCCTCAACTTCAGGTTAACTGCTCGTccggaaaaagaaaacaacatcaCCTTCATTGCACTGCACGCATTCAAGTCGCATTGTTGCGAGTAAACGTACTACGAGTGAGCCGCAATCCCGGCTCACCGCATCAACGAGCGTGCGTGCACGTCCACGCCTTCGTCGCCGACGGTGCACAATGGTTAGCTCAGCCCGGCGTCGCGCACATGCACCCCAGTGGGCGGGCATGGGTTAGAGTCAGCTCTCAGATAGCGGGTGCGTGCGCGCCACGAGGTACTCATTTTTGAGATGGGCATCGCGGCCACCGGGTCCTCAAGATCTGCTGCAACAGCGCCATTTCGCGTGCCAAGTAGCTAGCCGAACAATGTTATGCTAGCAGTAACAAATAGTAGCAGGAGGAGAATCCGCGCACAAGTTGGGCGCACCTCACATGCGCCGCAGCCATCGGCGTCCAACTTCTCGCCCTGCACATGCACCCGACCCATCATGAGTCGGGGTCGGTTACCTTTTGTCCCTTTCACTGGCGAAGTGTTTGGATAAACACGGACGACGTCGCGTTCTGATAGGCCAGTGCATGTGCCTTTTTTGCCTCAGTATCTGCCGGAAAATAAAAGTGAAATTTTGCCGATCAAGCAGACTAGTCTGTGCAGATATCGGTTGGATGTGGACTCCAAGGTCCGTGTATATATCAGCCTGATATGTCCAGACATCGGGTATCCTCTCCTTGGAGCTTGGACTAGGCCACGCTGAGCTCCAAAGAGATAAGAAGATATGTACGACTTTCTTGGGTGGTTTTCACCTTTCAGTGGAGGTACCAGCACAAATGTATGACCATCTTCATAGGCTATATGAGTCTATGAGTCCATGGAATTGCGGAACGGATCGCAATTTCTCCTCCGCTTTCAGCACAGAGCCAAATACCCGTCCTCGATCATCGGCTCATCGCCAAACGCTACTCCGAGCTAGTAGTACGTAAACAAGACAAGTTCAGGACAAGACAAAGCTAAACAAGACAAGTTCTTCAGCATATATCACGGCAAGCATTCATTAACACCTAGCGCAGTCGTCTGTTGACTCTGTTCCGCGCGCCGCACACCTGCAGTGAAtctacgtactacctccgtccggatttattggtcctcattgtattttgtgtcaaattttgaccatagattagactaataaaatgtttacgcatgtcaccaaacattatatttttaaaaactatgtttaaatacgaatcaaatgagataatttttcttaacatgcattaacattttgttagttaaatctgtaaaatttgacacaaactacaaagaaGACCTATAAacaaggacggaggtagtactaagtACCTTAATTGCAGTCAGCCCTGAGATCAGTGAGGGTGTAAACGCCAGTAATTACGGCGAGAATCTTGCAGGTGTAAACGCCAGTAATTACGGTGTACTCTACTCTATGCTCCTACGTCTGAAGTTAGTGTTATTTTAGAGAAATCTGAAGGTAGTGTTGGACTGAATATTAAGAGGCCATGTTGCCGACTTTCTCATAAAAGGGAGAAATCACCGATGAACATCTGCAGAATACTCTACTCCTTGTCGCAAAAAGAGCACTCCTACACAGCTAAGACTGACGGTTATACTGATAAGCTTTAAACGTTTGTTGGCTGCACTAATCACTGACTCAAAAATATTTAAGTAAGCTCGCCTTGGTGCTCGTGATGATTATGCTGATACTTTTTGTGGATGGGCAGATCAGAGAATGAAAACTAATTGAGCCTTTTGCGCACCCTTTGCTCCGACTGATGGCTGGCACTGTTCTGAAAAGCTATCGTACTGTTCATCACAATATCAGCTGAATATCCGCTTGTACTGTAGGAGTACAAAAGTAGCAAACAACTCCGAGCCGCCTGACCCCTGCATGAGTGCATCGCTTGGAGTCCATGAGTTGAGCCATGGAGGCAAAACCTCAATCTTGGAGCCGGCTCATCCGTTATATGCGGATTTGATAGAACATACCCCCTCCGTTTCATAGTGTAAGACGTTTTTTTGCAAGCAATGGACAGAGTAGTATAACTTGGATGTGTCATTGTAAAAATGCAAGCACGAGAGCAGGGGACAGCGGCTCACTCGCTCTTCAAATGTTGATACTCGGTGCGGATTTGGAATATGCTGAATGATTGGGTTGGATGGCATTAATGTCGACCCCCTTTCTTGGCGCAACCACAACTACCATTCTTGAATGGTGGGAGGCGGTCTCTCACCACAACGGCAGAGCGTCTAAATCTACCGCGTCCATTCTCATGCTCGCCTCTTGGCAATTTTGAACGAGTGCAATACTAGGATCTTTCGTCATATCTTGACAAATGCCTTCAATTGTCTTCTCCAACATCAAGAAAAAGCAGCTATTCACAGTTTGTTAgttcaaattggttcatacttgcacatgcatGGCTTAATCTTTGAGACAAGCCCTTTAGGTCAAAGCCGGAGCAAATCACCTTAGAGTTGTAACTCTAGGAGAGTAACTCATTTGTTTGGGCTACGGCCCGTCTCTTTATATGTACACACTTTGTTCTCCCTAATGAaatggcaaagcttttgcctcttacaaaaaatatatatatgaaaaagcGGGAGCTGATAAGAAGAGACTCGGAGAAATAAGTAGTAGAAAAAACTGTACGTATATAATTTATAACTTGGATTTGGTTACACACAGGTAGTGTCATCTCATGTATGGTACACAGAGTCAGTGGGCGGGAGAGCACATGCAAACTATGCCTCCTGCATTTCCCACACATGCTCAAGACGCTAGACGACGACCCCACATATGACACCAGACAGACGGCATCTCAAGCTCCTTGATCCCACGCaaaatacaaaaataaaataaGGCAAATGATTTCGATCGGCCGAGTGATTAATCCGTAGGCAGCAGAGGGGCCAGAGCGCATGCATGCATGATGCAGGCGCACGTGGCTGCCCATGGGTCGGTCGGATCAGCTGAACTGGACGAAGGAGCGGTAGTCGGTGTTGGGCCTCCAGTTGGCCGGGATGACATCGTTGGCCACCAGCTTCTTGCCGGAGTCGCTGGTGATGCGCATGGAGAAGGGCCCCTGGAGGCGGTGGTTGGAGTCCATCCGCCAGATGGATCCCCAGGACTCGCGCATGGCCATCCACGACCCCGACTTGGCCTCCTTCATGTCCACCTGGATCACGTCGCCGTCCATGTCCTCGTACTCGATCAGCACCGCCAGGTACACCGCGTTAGAGCCGTCCACCACGtggaagttgatcttgaggccgGGGAAGTTGCAGGGCACCCTCCGGAACTGGATGTCGATGATGCCCGAGTGGCGGAGCTTCTCGTTGAGGCCCGACTTGGCCAGCGCGCCGAAGGCCGTGCCGCTCAGGTCGAAGTGGTACTGGGCCACGGGGTAGTAGTTCATGTCGGTGATCATCACCGTCTCGATCTTTCCGGAGCAGGATTTGTCGCCTGTGCACCGTATCTGAAAGCACGAAGCGAGATGGTCAACACACTGTGGTACTAGCTGATAACTGTGTGTTGTGCAGTGTATCATATTCAATTTTCACCAAGGTCCGTAAATGATATTAACTGATAAATGTAATCTCAACTATAGTAGTACCTGGTAGCAGGAGCCGCAGCCCTTGCCGTCCTTGAACAGGGGCTGGTTACCGCAGGAGGTCATGGAGGAGAACGGGTACTGGTTCACGTGCTTGAAGCCGCACGCGCCGCCTGCATGTACACCACACCGATGAACCAAATTGAGTAACGACATTAGAACAGAGAGCATCGCTGCATCAAGTATGAATCCACACGGCAGGCACGTACCGTTGTCGTCCGGCCCGGCGCCGTTGGGCGCTCCGTACCAGGTCGCTCTGGCCGGAAGCCACGCGGAGCTGTAAGACACGGCGGAGGCGTCGAGGTCCGCCGCCCCCGGCTGCTCAGCGGCGGCGCAAGAGACATACGCGGCAGCAAGCACGGCGGCGAGCGCGATGGCCTTGACAGAGAGTAGCCCAGCCATCTTTAGCGAAGCTGCTAGAGCCTTGTCAGGGTTGCCACTGGTGGTAGTAGTAGTGGTGCTCTGCTGTGGACTCTGGTCTGTGTCTTGATGGTCCAAGGGGAGGACCTTTGCCGGACTATTTATAGGCAGGCAAAACGGCCGCGGGACGGGCGGGCGATTCGACCGGCGTCGTCACCCACCATCCATCGGCATCGGCAACGGCCGTTGCACTGTACCGGAGGAGCTGTGGCGCTAGGTGCGTGCCTCACTGGTCGTATGCTCACATGGGGTTGGGAGGAAATCATGGGGGATTGGAGGCTTCGGTTCACGAGCATCGCTATTATAAAATCGCATCTCGGCCGCTATGCCATGTTACGTTGGTATGGACAGGTGCGTACCGGCCAATGATTTACCCAAAAATAATCTCTTGGGGGTGTTGATGATTTCGATTGAGATGGGCAAGTCGATGTGGATTAGCTGAGAACGCGGTTGTTGATCCCAGCACATGCGGTGGGAAACCACAGGAACGAACGACCCACCATCGCCCCCGCCAGCGCCAGGTCGATCACAATACTCGGAAACTAGCTAGTCTCGGAATCAATGGAACTATGGAGGCAATCATCGCATCCGGCATTTCTAGGGTGATAATTCATCGTCGCATCGATTGATCCTCTGGGTGGCTGCAAGTCTGCAACCGCAACAACAAAATATGGGCACTCAACGATAGCCCGTCTCAAATTCACTTTCtcttctctactcctataaaaatcaCACTTGGTGATGATGATGTACTTGTCATATGTCGTTTTTGATCGTCTGATCCGTATCCGACGAATAGGACGTAACCCCACTTCACATTTGCAAACAAATCCCTCATTCTCTTCATCCATCTCCATCCCCGTCTCACCTTATCCAATCAGCCGAGTAATCGATCTGTTTAAAATTTTTTGAAACCGAAGTGTTAGCGGCTGCTGCCTCTCTCCACGCCACCGGCGTCGTCTACTCTCGACTCCTCTCCGCCGCAGCAGCAGCCTCAGCGTCCATCGCCACCCCCTCCTTCCCGTCGTCTCCTCCTCCCCCTACACCGTCTGCGACATCGACAAGTACGTCGCTGGCGCCGTCTCT encodes:
- the LOC119338963 gene encoding expansin-B6-like, translating into MAGLLSVKAIALAAVLAAAYVSCAAAEQPGAADLDASAVSYSSAWLPARATWYGAPNGAGPDDNGGACGFKHVNQYPFSSMTSCGNQPLFKDGKGCGSCYQIRCTGDKSCSGKIETVMITDMNYYPVAQYHFDLSGTAFGALAKSGLNEKLRHSGIIDIQFRRVPCNFPGLKINFHVVDGSNAVYLAVLIEYEDMDGDVIQVDMKEAKSGSWMAMRESWGSIWRMDSNHRLQGPFSMRITSDSGKKLVANDVIPANWRPNTDYRSFVQFS